The following proteins come from a genomic window of Peromyscus eremicus chromosome 23, PerEre_H2_v1, whole genome shotgun sequence:
- the Ppp1cc gene encoding serine/threonine-protein phosphatase PP1-gamma catalytic subunit codes for MADIDKLNIDSIIQRLLEVRGSKPGKNVQLQENEIRGLCLKSREIFLSQPILLELEAPLKICGDIHGQYYDLLRLFEYGGFPPESNYLFLGDYVDRGKQSLETICLLLAYKIKYPENFFLLRGNHECASINRIYGFYDECKRRYNIKLWKTFTDCFNCLPIAAIVDEKIFCCHGGLSPDLQSMEQIRRIMRPTDVPDQGLLCDLLWSDPDKDVLGWGENDRGVSFTFGAEVVAKFLHKHDLDLICRAHQVVEDGYEFFAKRQLVTLFSAPNYCGEFDNAGAMMSVDETLMCSFQILKPAEKKKPNATRPVTPPRVGSGLNPSIQKASNYRNNTVLYE; via the exons ATGGCGGATATCGATAAACTGAACATCGACAGCATCATCCAACGGCTGCTGGAAG TGAGGGGGTCCAAGCCAGGCAAGAATGTCCAGCTACAGGAGAACGAGATCCGAGGACTCTGCTTGAAGTCTCGGGAGATCTTCCTCAGTCAGCCTATCCTCCTAGAACTTGAAGCACCACTCAAGATATGTG GTGACATCCACGGGCAGTACTACGATTTGCTCCGGCTGTTTGAATATGGTGGCTTCCCGCCAGAAAGCAACTATTTGTTTCTCGGGGACTATGTGGACAGAGGCAAGCAGTCACTGGAGACGATCTGCCTCTTGCTGGCCTACAAAATCAAGTATCCGGAGAACTTTTTCCTTCTCCGGGGGAACCATGAGTGTGCCAGCATCAATAGGATCTACGGCTTTTACGATGAAT GCAAAAGAAGATACAACATTAAGCTGTGGAAAACGTTCACAGACTGTTTTAACTGCTTACCGATAGCAGCCATCGTGGATGAGAAGATATTCTGCTGTCATGGAG GTTTATCACCAGATCTTCAATCTATGGAGCAGATTCGGCGAATTATGAGACCAACTGATGTACCAGATCAAGGTCTTCTTTGTGATCTTTTGTGGTCTGACCCCGATAAAGATGTCTTAGGCTGGGGTGAAAATGACAGAGGAGTGTCCTTCACATTTGGTGCAGAAGTGGTTGCAAAATTTCTCCATAAGCATGATTTGGATCTTATATGTAGAGCCCATCAG GTGGTTGAAGATGGGTATGAGTTTTTTGCAAAGAGGCAGTTAGTCACTCTGTTTTCTGCACCCAACTACTGCGGCGAGTTTGACAATGCAGGTGCCATGATGAGTGTGGATGAGACCCTCATGTGCTCCTTCCAG ATTTTAAAGCCTGCAGAGAAAAAGAAGCCCAACGCCACAAGACCTGTCACACCACCAAGGG TTGGATCAGGCCTGAACCCGTCCATTCAGAAAGCTTCAAATTATAGAAACAACACTGTCCTATACGAGTGA